The sequence below is a genomic window from Tubulanus polymorphus chromosome 1, tnTubPoly1.2, whole genome shotgun sequence.
AAGATGACGAACAAAAATTCTTTCTACATTAGATTATGTATTAATGGTAGAAAACCTCTCATATGCGTCGAGTGTTGTGttacattttctatttgtttccttgtgtatttgaattattgtCTTGAGATGGATATCATGGAAAATCATTAGTTTTCATTcgatagaaaaatgaattcacgATCAGTTACTTCTAATGACCATTTTCATTTATCCATTATTTCTTATCCAGCATCGATTgtaagattttgaatcatcatTTTACATTCGAAGaactaaaaaagaaaactGTATCCAATGCGTAAATGTAGTTTCCGTAGAATCCTCAGACAAGCGAGCGTTTCATCGCAGTGTATAATACATCAATTAGTAATGGACCAATGCTCATTTCGTGGTCAGATTGATAGTCAGGATATACTTTATCAAACTGTCATTTCTTGTAGCCGTCATATTACCCTTAGTTGACAGCACCGGAGCTTCAGTAAATATGTCTCCTATGAAAAATTGCTTACCGATATGATACCGACAAGGGTATGATCTATCAAGAAATATTCTGACGATTTCAagaaatccaaattatttcttttcattttcaaggtaaaagatttattttcttatctgATACAACACTGTGGATGTTTAGATGAAAGGAAACAGTCACCATTTGTTAGGCTGAGGGATTTCTTTAGCAATCAAGCTCAAAGGCAATCAAGCTCAGAGCTTTGAAGTACCACTATACACAAAACGTGCATGTCAACATATGTACATAAACTGGAATAATAAATAGCAGTATTTACACAAATAAGCACACTTACAGGCAAAACAACTATTACTATTAATTGAATGTATAAATAGACAAATGATAAACGAGATCATTTTCATCTGTAAAACACGAAATTAGatactatattatgatatACCAACGTCGACAATAGATAAATGTCAACAAATGAACTACTACATCTGAGGTTTAGCAATACTTCATCACATATCATTAGATGCTATAGTTAGACACCTTTGTTACTGCAAATCATGGATATGATTATCTGTAAGCTAGTGCGGTAGAATTATGAAATAGTACCAGCAGTCAATAGGGTTAATCAGTTAATCAGCCGAGACACAACTGTTTTCTATTTTAACGAGACATCCATCAGTTCAATAGCGTTTTGAtgaattggtcttaagtcccAATGGACTGTTGTTTTATTACCCAAAAACAGAAATTTTAGAAGAGAGAATGATTGACGGTAAGCGATTGTCATGCCACATAGTGGAGTAAAATCTAACTAATCGTAACACTCACGGAGTCACTAAGTGTCATACAACATggtattatcaatttcatcaaaaaatgaataaaccgAATCACTTAGTGACCTTCAACAAGTAGCCAAAACCATCcaacaaataataaaagaaaacatcCAACAATCATTCCCATACCTGGTGAGAAAATGTGCAAATAAACTAGAAATGGTGGTTCGTGAGTTATCCCAAAAACTGAATGCGTTGCGATCATGAATGTCTCTGCTATGTATTTTAAAATTCCCAAAAACCGTGCAAGACTTCATCCAAAATATTGGATCTGATCGTTGTAGGATATCGTGCAGAAATAACAAGTGCacattatgaaaatgaaaacagttATCGGTTGTCAGTAGCATTGTGTTTGAACGAGTTATTGTAGCCTTTCAGACTGAATTATTCAAAGGTTTTTAAGTGCCACGTAAAGGTTGCGCAAGAATAAGATGGAACTTAAAAGTTTAAAAAACCCAAACCACAAAGTGGTTATTTATCACCCAAGTGTCAAAGTTTTCATTGTAATAAGACCTGCAAGTAATAAGACAGCACATATAATTTTTTCCGTCACCAAAGCAACAAGCCGCAAAGAATTCATACTTTCTGAACTATTGAGTTCATAcgcaaatatttctaaaactactGAGAACATAGAAAAACACATAGAGCAATGTCAATCTTACCTTGAACACGTGCATCCCGGTCTGATTTAGCACTAGGAGttcgaatttcaaatgttCGATTGAAGAATGGATTTCCAGTATGAGGTCGAGGCATGGCTCCAGTGTGTTGATGATAGTCACTTGGAAACGTAGCAATAATCATGGCTGTATTCGGATTACGATACTCcctgaaattgattttttgaaatttatcgTACACCATTTCTCAAAAATGTCTTCCTCCAGATGTTGCTTACATTGCTGAACTTGTATCTTGTTTCGCTTGGACACATTTCGACTTTTTTTGAGAATCATCTTTTTCAATCTGTAATATTATGCGAATACGTTAATTCAATATCTAGTATACAGACAACGCTTTCGCAATCAATTTTGAGTCAAATTACCTTCAACAAATTTTTGTAGCACTCCTCTAAAGTAGCAAAATCTTGATTTACAGATGCTTTAGCCATATCAAGAGCACTTTGTAAGCGTGTATGCACCTCTGTATCAGGGGAAGTGGATCTGCAATTTGATGCTTGTTCTTCACCGTCGTAGTGCAAGTACTCATAGTATTTTACACCACTGTTGTTTGATGCAGTAAAACTGCGAGGGttttttctagaaaaagaaatacacAAAAATTTCGAATGGCAAAATTTACCAGGCTAGTTCCAGGATGTTTCGAGCTATGATATTCACTCACTTAATAAGAGCATCAACGGACGTGACTCGATCGATCTGCGAATACGCAGCAGAGTTATTCGAAGATCTGATTCTCGTCGGGGGAACATTTGTAGAATTAGCTCTCCGCTGAAATATCAACAGAAGAGAAAAGTAGTCGGTATCAAATACAAACCTTAACAcggaaaaaattgtttttcacTAATTAGTTTTGTACATGACAAGTTTCGTGTCATGTACAAAACTACCGTATGTCTAAAAAGCTTTTTGTGATATTCATAATTCCTTCACCACACGACTATTTTATAGACAGGAACTGTAACAAAGCCTGAAAACCATCAACTAGATGGTTTCTAATTGTTAAGTTAGCTACCATGTATTAAACTTTAATTAATActagtctatgaaaccagcccctgaagctataatacatacatatgaacaaaataaaatacattgatGACTGAATGCAATGGCAGATGAAAATATTACATGCAAAAACAGAAAGTGGCACAAATTTTGAGGTTTTGAACAGTATGATAAACGGAAAGAACATTTGTGCATCAATAACACAACAACAACATTAAAGCTGAACCAATGCACCAAATAGTAccggtatataaatatatataacaccAGTGAGTAggaaaatgaatatcataaaCGCAATAGCCTTGTGGGGCTGTCAAGAAGGAATGTCAAGAACGAATAACTATTTCCTACTCAAACTGGTAAACCATGCAGAATTGTTGTACATAATAAAACATACCAGTGTTGGCTAAAATACTAATACTGTATGAATCTAGAAGAAAAATAGAATTGATGACTACCGGTAATCAGTGGCAAACTAACTAGCGCATACATAGGTCGCTTAAATAGCTATATCACGATAAACCATATGGATACAATGCTTAAGATATGCAGTTTAGTTGAACAACAAATAGGCCTACTACCGACGACAACATCTAACATTTTCTCTTTAGACTTTACCAAACTGCAAACAACAACTCAGAGAATTTCATCGAGTTAAGCTGTGACAAAAGGTACTTAAACCGGAAGAGAAAGTCTTACCTTTACTGGATTACCACTGAATCCACGTCGAGCATGCAGCTCTTTGGGAACATTTTCACGACATCTCAGTAAATCATTGTCACTCCGCTGAAAAATATTGAGTTCCATAGATCAATTATAGTTGGATTCATcataagaaaaacatttttcaacttaACTAGAAAGTCAATCAACCTGTCCAGTTCTACTGATATGTGATGATGTTTTCTCTCTCCTCAGTCTTAAAGGAAGATTGACCTGATGTATCTGTCCATCTTGAATGCGAGTTAGCTTATGATTTTTTGCATTATTTCTTCGGACATGAAGGGGTACAAATGCCtacaatataataatatagtGTTATTCAGCGAGCAATTCAAAGAATAAGCTCTTTCTGACTGAGTTCTCTTTCTAATATGATCTACCTGGCCAAGATAAGCACCAGTTAAGTTCTTTGGTGTTATTTCAATTTCGTTGGAAGGCAACAATTGAGTTTCTACAATCCTAGATTGAGCAGTCATGGCGACCTGCTATCAGGCAGTCTTCCTATAAGTCGTTGTCGTCAAGATCGGCTTCTGTAGCCTTATTCAACCATCGACAGTAAGCTACTTGAAGACTCAATAATGAACTCACACCAACCCTAAaaaggaaatgaataaattcagtgcatggataaaaaatctaaaggAAAGTGAGGCCTAGCCAGAGTCCACCTTAACGCCTTTTGGCACAAGGGCAAGGTTAAATACAGGCCAGCGCCAACGGGAAGCATTAATTAGTAGGCCTGCTCTGTCAGAAAACaagaatatttgtagattcggAAGTAGAGTGGTAAAAGATGATGCTATACAGACAAAATGTATccttttttatgttatatgtTCATTGGCATTATTGAATCATCAAATGACCTGACAAACACTAAACTGCTAAACAACAGTACATTTTAATTTGTCACTGTGAGGCTAGGGAGGAAGTAGGCCTAATAATATGCCTTAAGTTCTCTATGTATTTAAACTCAACATCATTGGAAATATCTCCAAAACACTCTTCATAAACGTATATTTTATAAAAGTCGTTACCAAACAAATGACAATAATGACATTAGGCCGAAAAATCGAGTTAAACaggagaaaaaataaaaacctgaATTTTTAGTTCATCATTTTGACACCAGGTAGAGCTGTAATTTGATACGCgtattaatatatttctttcagAATTTGTCTCTTGTAGGTTATATTTACGATGATagtaataaaatcaatattgatATAGATATTCACTTTATAAGTGTAATGAAATACGGATTAATAGTGATATTTTTCGCTAATCAAAATATGTTTTGCCCTAGTTCAATGGGTTGCTAAGTGCGCGTAGGAATCTGAGCGTCATCTTGGAAGTTCCTCGGTCCCATGTTTGTAACGTTTATGAAttgattgtttttcatctttttgtcgtaaacaaaaacagatttcatcGATATGTCAGTAGAAACTGAGGGAAATAATGCAGCTGATAATTCTTTGACAGCTGACATCGATGCTAAGCCTGAGATTGTGTTAGATGATGGAGAGGAAAAGGGGCAAGGGGAGGCAAGTGAAAACGAGAAAGGATTGGACGAGGAGAAGGGAGAAGGCGATGGCGACGAAGccgatgatgaagatgatggtaACGAGAAAGAAAAACCTGAGACTGAAGATGTTGAGGCACTGAAGGAGGAGCTTGCAAAAATTACAGTCGAACCACCAACCAATGACAAAAGGTATAAGAAGGGTGTATAAGGCATAGGGTTAGGGTCCAGATAGTTAAAGGTTAGCTTTAGGGTCGGGTCTGTTACAGCTGGTGCTGCCTGCTCTATTTTGTTTAACTCTTCTCCACACATTCCTTGAATCTTCTAGGACAGGTTGCGCACCACAGAGTGctaattagccaatcagaagtTGTCAGCAAATAGCGCTAACAGAAATAATGCAGCGTTGGCAATCAACTGCCATCATTATAACTATAAAAAGGAAGCTTTCTTTCTGAGCTTTTTAGGAGATTAGTTATTGGACTAAGTCTAAATatcaaatttggaaaaattagCAGCGATGATCATATGAATGAGAGATTTTAGTATAAGCTGTATTGTTTCTTTGCAGTGAACCTACTGAAGTGTTTGATCCAAATGAATTTCCAGAGTCATACAAAGAGAATGTAAAGAAGGAATTGCTTGTTCTTGGATATGCTGAGAATTTCCGACGTCAGTATGTCCACTTGTATTGCGATCGTAAACCGCTGTTTTTGAATCCAGTGAATGAATGCGGTATTGAGGTAATTCAGTTAGGCTAAAAGGTTTGAataagtttttaaaatatttttactcaGTCGCATTCTTTTGTCTAGCATTAGCTTTTGTATTTCAGAAATTTGTTTGTACAACTATTCGACCGAATAAACTTCCATTTCCTGAAGTTTATGAATGGGATGGCGCATCAGAATTTGTGGCTGATTACcttaattttgtttctcttGATCCTCCTACAGATTTGGTAAGTGAAATGAAACCTAGTATAAATAAGTGTAAAAATATAGAACAATCAATGAATTTACTATCTTTGCAGCCGAAGCGTCTCCTGTCACCAGTAACAGtgttgaaaaatcaaaaaggTAATTGTTTCGAATACAGCACACTGCTTTGTTCGTTGTTGATTGGTGTAGGCTATGACGCGTATGTAGTGAATGGTTATGCTACTCGTGAGGTTTGTATCATGGATGAAACTCGCGAAATATGTCCGATTCTACGAaagaaagaagaaaagaaacaaaCCGAGGAGAAGAAAGTCGTGAAAAAATACGCCGTAAAACCAGCTAAAGATCTCCATAGCAAATACGAAATTAAAATGGCCCAACGcaaagttgacgagaaaatcGCAGAGGAAGCAAAACAAAAGAGAGAAGAAGAGGACCGACAAGCTGTAGGTTTTATTCATAGCATTAGAGGTGATACTTTTCCCCTCATGTCCGAATATATGTGTTGTGAATGTACGTCATCATTTTAGGAACTAGAAAAGCCACCACCAGATCCATTACATGGTTTACGAATTCACTCATGGGTATTGGTACTATCCGGAAAACGAGAAGTTCCAGAGAGTTTCTTTATTGAACCATTTACAGGCCATTCACATCCAATAGATACAGATATCTACTTGGGTATTGAGAGTCTGTGGAATAATCATAACTACTGGGTCAACATGCAGGATTGCTCGGAAGGAGTTAAGGTACGAGTTAAAActtatgaaaatgatttctaaaatttatACTTATACTATTACTGTACTTATCACCCGGTATAGTCTGGAGTCCTATTGAGATTATTTCAAACTAGTGAAATTCTTTTGTTTTAAATACGGATTTTACCATAAAGTCATCTGAAATCTCTGTGAAAATACTGAGACTTTttcatcattgaaaattgtatttcagaatttgcGTTATGATCTTGGAGATTGTGCTTGTTGGGAGTATATGTTTCCAAGTGATGAAAAGCCTCAGTTACAAATCCCAGAAATGGAGGAAGAAATGTTTgaggatgatgatgaggaGGTTTGTTACAGTCTTTCCATTGCATAATTGAATAGTCAATAGTCATAATTGAGGGTGGACTACTTAAATTTTGTCAGTGACTATATACTCCAGAATTTCATGACATTTCAGGGCAAAGAGGAAGAAGTTGAGAAACATTTAGATATGCCTCCCTCATGGGTTGAaccaataaacatttcattaagAGGTAAGAGGTTAATTGATGAAGGAGACTGAACGTATGAGGAAGCTCTTTGTTTTAGTAATTTCTATTTGACAATAGATTTTCAGATGAGTTGTCCGCATGGcaagaaaacaaagttttaCAAGCGAGCTAAACTGGAGAAGTTTGCtcattatttgatgaaagATGGACTCGTCACTAGATTATCAGTGTTTGATAACAGAGAATGTAAGTTTAGATATTATGCacaatatattttgtatttcatgTCATCATTTCTTACAAACATATTTTCCTTGTAGTGACAGACTTAGCAAGTGTGCGCGAATATTACAAACATAGAGAAGATCAATTGGAGCAACGAGTTCACAATCGTAGAAATGGATGGATAACAGAACACTTTCAGGCAGGACGACCAAGACATCTAAAAGGTAGTGATTTTTTATGAATATTGGTATATTCTATCTTTGACACCAAAATTAGTAAAATGAGCTAAAATTAACGACTATCTGAATTGTGTTTTTTCTAGAACATCAGTACAAAGCTATGGCTCCTGGGCCGGAAAATGACCGCATTATGATATTTTACCATGAAGCTCGTGTCGATGGTTTAGTGAAACGAGAAGAAACACCTACTGATATGAAAGAACATTACGTAGACAGGAAAGATTTCTTGTATTTTAGACACGTGATTTTCGGTAAAAGAGGCAAGAAATTTGGTCCAGCTGAAGCCACTGTACCAAGACCAATACTGGTATGTAACTACTGGAAACTCACTATTTCAAGTTTATCGAAGCAAGCTATTATTAATTGAAGTTCTATATTACAGAAAATGACAGAAAAATATCATCGAAATAGGGATATACCGGCCAATGAGGATGTGGCAGAAATCGTCTATGTCATAGCAGAGGAGAAAATTCAGTTGACCTATCACACAGAGGATGCCCGAATAGCATCATCAACTCGAGAATTTATCAAACCTGCGAATGCCGATGAAAAAGGAGCGACACTAATCATGTCATCCGACATGCATCAAACCTTCCAGGTATAACTTAGTAAGGCCATGGGTACCAGTagttcagttttgaaaatgcaaGAAAATGTTCTAAGATATGTACGTCTATTATCTAGGTTGATCAAACGTGTCCTTCTAAGAAGCAAGTAAAAATCTATCAGATGATGGTTGATCTCATACAGTCAGAGGATGAAAAACGAATGAAAGTCAGAGAATCTGAGGAAGAGGTAAACATTTCAGGGGCAGATTGAAATCTTAAGTTTTGAATCAATGCAGTCGTTAAACGCATCTTTATTCACAGGTGCAGGAAATATTAAATGACAGAACGAAAGAAGAACTAGCGTcggatttgaatatttccgtTTATGACactgaaagaaatgaaaaagcaAAGAAACATCGACGAGAGTTGGTACGTTGATACTTAATGCAGTACTCATATCGATAACTGCATAAGATAAAGTTGTAAATCATTCCAGTGTAGATTTACAAGTACGTTTAGACCGatatttgaatactttttgCAGGAAAGAATTCAAGCCGAAGAGAAAAAACGCAAACACGAGATGGAGATTGATTACCTAGCACCATTCCTCGCACAGATCGGTGATCCAGAAAAAATATCACGACCGCAATCGTTCAAACTGAAAGTCGATTGTCTCGCCGACCTTAAACAACGACTCATCGATAAAGCTAATCTCATACAAGCTAGATTTGAGAAGGTAATACAGTAAACTATGGAAGAATATCGCATCACTCGTTTTTAATGCGTAACCTTTTCTGGTAGCTTCCTTTCTAATAATTCGTTATTCATTGCAGGAAACTCAGGAATTACAGAATAAACAACAGTGGTATCAACAACATCAGGTTTCCATGTCAAAAGATGACgaagatgaatatttgaaCTATTGCAGTGAAGCAATGTTCAGAATACACATATTAGAATTGAGACTAAACCGGTATGTAGGAGTATAGAGTTCAGTGTTATAGGGTCAATGAACTACCATTATTTGAATAACTAATCATTGTCAGTTATACCTGTATTTCAGACATAAAGAAATGGCTCCACATAAATACATGCAGCTAGATCAACGTATTCGCAGTGATCCACGTTTATCTGAATACTTCTGAATGAAATTCCATGGATTGTAGGACATCAACGGTTTTTCTATTCAGACAAGCACCCAAATAGTTTTCAACTGCATCAAGCCTCGTCTGTATAGTTATATGTTGAATTTGAgattatattttcaacaaattGTCCAATGAATTTGCTTGTAGAAACTAACTT
It includes:
- the LOC141906143 gene encoding uncharacterized protein LOC141906143; the protein is MTAQSRIVETQLLPSNEIEITPKNLTGAYLGQAFVPLHVRRNNAKNHKLTRIQDGQIHQVNLPLRLRREKTSSHISRTGQRSDNDLLRCRENVPKELHARRGFSGNPVKRRANSTNVPPTRIRSSNNSAAYSQIDRVTSVDALIKKNPRSFTASNNSGVKYYEYLHYDGEEQASNCRSTSPDTEVHTRLQSALDMAKASVNQDFATLEECYKNLLKIEKDDSQKKSKCVQAKQDTSSAMEYRNPNTAMIIATFPSDYHQHTGAMPRPHTGNPFFNRTFEIRTPSAKSDRDARVQDRSSRVPSLGGSVFSRSIAHIRSRFEHKGSPSPPDSPKQTPSTSTSKISRPTTRTTIGSRLNVLTSVPILEKDENLEGPVLEQKEFECNATKQTSDMGEKLDDKLGGIPVCIDLKNEDGETESVEIDEVDELLDEKEKTPNKSALPDIPMPYGRCRRQSITDRLQKRRSSEIATEIIRLSAQARRREFEDLLDEHAHLVDVVNHYQTEINLAKKMQQELEMAEMEKERRRRRSLADKENSTMYNPYKPPPQL
- the LOC141904101 gene encoding dynein regulatory complex subunit 7-like, with the protein product MSVETEGNNAADNSLTADIDAKPEIVLDDGEEKGQGEASENEKGLDEEKGEGDGDEADDEDDGNEKEKPETEDVEALKEELAKITVEPPTNDKSEPTEVFDPNEFPESYKENVKKELLVLGYAENFRRQYVHLYCDRKPLFLNPVNECGIEKFVCTTIRPNKLPFPEVYEWDGASEFVADYLNFVSLDPPTDLPKRLLSPVTVLKNQKGNCFEYSTLLCSLLIGVGYDAYVVNGYATREVCIMDETREICPILRKKEEKKQTEEKKVVKKYAVKPAKDLHSKYEIKMAQRKVDEKIAEEAKQKREEEDRQAELEKPPPDPLHGLRIHSWVLVLSGKREVPESFFIEPFTGHSHPIDTDIYLGIESLWNNHNYWVNMQDCSEGVKNLRYDLGDCACWEYMFPSDEKPQLQIPEMEEEMFEDDDEEGKEEEVEKHLDMPPSWVEPINISLRDFQMSCPHGKKTKFYKRAKLEKFAHYLMKDGLVTRLSVFDNRELTDLASVREYYKHREDQLEQRVHNRRNGWITEHFQAGRPRHLKEHQYKAMAPGPENDRIMIFYHEARVDGLVKREETPTDMKEHYVDRKDFLYFRHVIFGKRGKKFGPAEATVPRPILKMTEKYHRNRDIPANEDVAEIVYVIAEEKIQLTYHTEDARIASSTREFIKPANADEKGATLIMSSDMHQTFQVDQTCPSKKQVKIYQMMVDLIQSEDEKRMKVRESEEEVQEILNDRTKEELASDLNISVYDTERNEKAKKHRRELERIQAEEKKRKHEMEIDYLAPFLAQIGDPEKISRPQSFKLKVDCLADLKQRLIDKANLIQARFEKETQELQNKQQWYQQHQVSMSKDDEDEYLNYCSEAMFRIHILELRLNRHKEMAPHKYMQLDQRIRSDPRLSEYF